TCTCGTCTCTCGGACTCGACCCGGCGGGTATCGCGGATCGCGTGCGGGCGTTGCACGAATCCGAAGCACTCGCCGGTTGATGCGCGTCGGCGTCATCGGCCACAAGGGATACGTCGGACTTCCTGCGATCCTCGGCACACTGCTCGACATCGCGCCGGGCCTCGGGCTGACGTTGCTCTTCGAACAGGATCTCTGGGAGATCGCCGAGGAGGGGGAAAAGCTCGAGACGCCCGAGCAGGTCGACGCGCTCTTCACGCTGGGCGGGGACGGTACGCTCCTTCGCGGCGCGCGGTTCCTGAACGGGCGCACGGTGCCGATTCTCGGTATCAACCTCGGTCGCCTTGGCTTTCTCACGGCGTGTAGCGGCGAAGAGTTCGAGCAGGGCGTTCGCCGTTTCGCGGCTGGGGATTTCGTCTCTGAGCCGCGCATGGCACTCGAGTCGTGCGCGCTCAATCGCGACGGTATCGAGCGGTGCAGCTGGCTCTCGCTGAATGACGTCGTCCTGCACAAGGGTGGCTTCGCGCGCGTGGTGAAGTTCACCGTGTTCGTGGACGACGAAGCCATCGGGTCGTACTCGGCCGACGGCCTGGTCGTATCCACGCCGACCGGCTCCACTGGCTATTCGCTCTCCGCCGGCGGTCCGATCGTCGTGCCGACGGTGGAGAGCATCGTACTGACGCCCGTCTCGCCCCACACGCTGGCCATGCGGCCGTTGGTGCTGCCGCCGCAGGTGGAGGTCAAGGTGCGTGCGGATGATGGCCCTGAAGAGCTTTTGGTGACGATCGACGGGCAGGTGGGCACTACCTTCACCGGTGGCGAGACGTTGGTGGTTCGCAAGGCGCGCAACGCCGTGCAGATTGTGCGCTTTCCGGGCACCACGTTCTTCACGCGATTGCGCCGGAAGCTCGGGTGGGGTGGACTCTCCGAGCGAGACGGCGAGACGATTTGAGGAGGTAGCGCATGCTCGTCGAGCTCCGCATTCGCAACGTGGCTGTCATCGACACCGTCGCGTTGCCGCTGGCCGCAGGGCTGAATGTGCTGACGGGCGAAACCGGCGCCGGCAAGTCGTTGATCGTCGGCGCCCTCGGGATGCTGCTGGGTGAGCGCGCGGCGACCGACCGCGTTCGGAGCGGCGCCGATAAGGCCACGGTCGAGGGCGTGTTCGAGCCCGGCTCGATGCCGGCG
This region of Gemmatimonas groenlandica genomic DNA includes:
- a CDS encoding NAD(+)/NADH kinase; the protein is MRVGVIGHKGYVGLPAILGTLLDIAPGLGLTLLFEQDLWEIAEEGEKLETPEQVDALFTLGGDGTLLRGARFLNGRTVPILGINLGRLGFLTACSGEEFEQGVRRFAAGDFVSEPRMALESCALNRDGIERCSWLSLNDVVLHKGGFARVVKFTVFVDDEAIGSYSADGLVVSTPTGSTGYSLSAGGPIVVPTVESIVLTPVSPHTLAMRPLVLPPQVEVKVRADDGPEELLVTIDGQVGTTFTGGETLVVRKARNAVQIVRFPGTTFFTRLRRKLGWGGLSERDGETI